The following are from one region of the Carassius gibelio isolate Cgi1373 ecotype wild population from Czech Republic chromosome A13, carGib1.2-hapl.c, whole genome shotgun sequence genome:
- the ndufaf1 gene encoding complex I intermediate-associated protein 30, mitochondrial, which yields MAVSKTTLKTLLGVHGVIHRQTLLLPSTLRCSGILSTRSIHERDYRRPGQPPDTRWPWQKIQFDFSKGVEGIKKHIGLLKDEFVQRWTGPEGRPLIEHILEQTRVQWEFRGPESLNQWVVSSDQEIGGRSEAYIQLGKNNTTCLLYGTLCSTPPRDGETRYSGYCTLRSKQPLASFDRKKQYDWSSFNTLHMRIRGDGRPWMVNVSAETFFSHQRDDIYSYFLYTRGGPYWQDVKIPFSKFFLSSRGRIQDDQHVLWLDKVKSIGFTLGDKADGPFQLEIDFIGLCNDLAHTEEFAYELYKRNPEV from the exons ATGGCTGTGTCAAAGACAACATTAAAAACTCTGTTAGGAGTTCATGGTGTCATTCACAGACAGACTCTGTTATTGCCATCTACCCTGAGATGTTCAGGTATACTGAGCACCAGGAGCATCCATGAGCGTGATTACCGCAGACCAGGCCAGCCTCCAGACACCCGTTGGCCCTGGCAAAAGATACAATTTGATTTCTCCAAAGGTGTGGAGGGTATCAAGAAGCACATTGGGTTGTTGAAGGATGAGTTTGTCCAGCGCTGGactggacctgaaggaaggccGTTAATAGAGCACATACTGGAACAGACACGTGTCCAGTGGGAGTTCCGTGGACCGGAGAGTCTCAATCAGTGGGTGGTGTCGTCTGATCAGGAGATTGGGGGTCGCAGCGAGGCATACATCCAACTGGGCAAGAACAACACCACATGTTTGCTGTACGGGACCTTGTGCTCCACACCTCCCCGTGATGGAGAGACTCGATACAGTGGATACTGCACTCTACGTTCCAAACAACCGCTG GCCTCATTTGACAGAAAAAAGCAGTATGACTGGTCAAGTTTCAACACATTACATATGCGTATCCGGGGAGATGGAAGACCGTGGATGGTAAATGTGTCTGCGGAGACCTTCTTTTCTCATCAGAGAGATGACATCTACAGTTACTTCCTCTACACTAGAGGGGGGCCCTACTGGCAGGATGTCAAG ATTCCATTCTCCAAGTTTTTCCTTTCCAGCCGGGGAAGAATACAGGATGACCAGCATGTCCTCTGGTTAGATAAG GTAAAGAGTATTGGTTTTACATTGGGGGATAAAGCAGACGGCCCATTTCAGCTTGAGATTGACTTCATTGGTCTGTGCAATGACCTTGCCCACACAGAGGAGTTTGCATATGAGCTTTACAAGAGAAACCCAGAGGTCTAG
- the oip5 gene encoding protein Mis18-beta, translated as MSDSTRSFHESSYDISPCDSTQTISIADQLRAVKDGEICVVDYRNCSVLQCMTCNTVLGDSLGICGEVQSLQSIICLKVTEDVRVNKKLEMSLTGHLAFSTYQVLNCAGCQGAVGLVLHSTPEHLSALRNLFCLQKDMINCYILRSDKCVKASKVNFKYRLMDKDIKELKQDLEAQLKQVKILEGMMKTLCTHSVS; from the exons ATGTCGGACAGCACTCGAAGTTTTCACGAAAGCTCTTATGATATCAGTCCGTGTGACTCGACACAGACTATTTCAATTGCAGATCAGCTAAGAGCAGTAAAGGACGGAGAAATCTGTGTGGTAGACTATAGGAATTGCAGCGTCCTGCAATGCATGACATGCAACACAGTGCTTGGAGACTCTCTCGGCATCTGTGGGGAAGTCCAGAGCCTTCAGAGTATTATTTGTCTGA AAGTTACTGAGGATGTGAGGGTGAATAAAAAGCTGGAGATGAGTTTGACTGGTCATCTGGCCTTCTC CACCTACCAAGTCCTTAACTGTGCTGGTTGCCAGGGTGCTGTTGGCCTGGTTCTTCACTCAACCCCAGAACACCTGTCTGCTTTAAGAAATCTCTTCTGTTTACAAAAAGATATGATAAACTG ctACATCCTAAGAAGTGACAAATGTGTCAAAGCCTCCAAAGTCAACTTCAAATACAGACTCATGGACAAAGATATTAAAGAG CTGAAGCAAGATTTAGAAGCTCAGCTGAAGCAGGTGAAGATTCTGGAGGGAATGATGAAAACCTTGTGCACACACAGTGTAAGCTAA
- the nusap1 gene encoding nucleolar and spindle-associated protein 1 isoform X2 codes for MDLDSLKYAELQRLAKEAGLKANMKAEKLLKALKQHFSQHQQQTSENGNVAATADAHDAVSAVDEQGAHTVTFVTERRGKGRTAKRKLSDSTPVTAQTKEKTEKEDSRRGSKRRKVSSAEDTQTPVPPETSTKENPVEKGLESGETNPDSKDAPAEPSVKGVGRRTAGKIPRLEGLMKRNAALRPTTPNFKKLHEAHFKKMESIDSYVQRKNKQMEVLRNSVKELKTLSEKTLMKSVETKTQTKVPAIRVSLFSPGVQEKKTLAEKRRLTQQSASKSALKDSATFRPTVLTTNKINVRFSQTTHDNEYKRSLIKTPARMSPLIPLTSTPGRKSAVHTKPELNRSVGAINTPGATPFVFNGNNSESVTPNMSKKSAFDLKASLSRPLSYKPHKGKLKPFGAPQENTALNKSQTIPSHQKNYKQHQVQTREERRAKHTEDRKTKKEMMLGSRRGLVMA; via the exons ATGGATTTGGATTCGCTTAAATACGCGGAATTGCAGCGCCTCGCGAAAGAGGCTGGACTGAAAGCAAATATGAAG GCTGAAAAGCTTTTGAAAGCTTTAAAACAACACTTTTCGCAACATCAACAGCAGACGTCAGAGaac GGAAATGTTGCAGCCACCGCGGACGCGCACGATGCTGTCTCAGCCGTGGACGAGCAGGGCGCGCACACTGTAACATTTGTGACCGAGCGCCGAGGAAAAGGCCGCACCGCCAAGAGAAAGCTCAGTGACTCCACACCTGTCACTGCTCAG ACTAAAGAAAAGACGGAAAAAGAGGACAGCCGAAGGGGATCCAAGAGGAGGAAAGTGTCCTCAGCTGAGGACACACAGACTCCAGTTCCACCTGAAACTTCGACAAAGGAAAATCCTGTGGAAAAAGGTCTAGAATCTGGGGAAACCAATCCAGACTCTAAAGATGCTCCTGCAGAGCCAAGTGTTAAAG GTGTGGGGAGAAGAACTGCTGGTAAAATCCCCCGTCTTGAGGGTCTGATGAAGAGAAATGCTGCGCTGCGGCCGACAACTCCTA ACTTCAAGAAACTCCATGAGGCTCACTTCAAAAAGATGGAGTCCATCGATTCTTATGTCCAAAGGAAGAACAAACAAATGGAGGTGTTAAGGAATTCTGTCAAGGAGCTGAAG ACTCTGTCAGAAAAGACGTTGATGAAATCGGTTGAAACAAAGACTCAAACT AAGGTGCCTGCTATCCGAGTGTCTCTCTTCAGTCCTGGAGTGCAGGAGAAAAAAACATTGGCAGAAAAACGCAGGCTCACTCAGCAATCTGCCAGCAAGTCTGCTTTGAAGGACAGCGCCACCTTCAGGCCAACTGTCCTCACCACTAATAAAATCAATGTTCG GTTCTCACAGACCACTCACGATAACGAATACAAGCGTTCATTGATAAAGACTCCAGCTCGTATGTCTCCTCTCATCCCTCTTACTTCCACTCCAGGGAGGAAATCTGCTGTTCATACCAAACCTGAACTTAATAGAAGTGTTGGTGCCATTAATACACCTG gagCTACTCCATTTGTTTTTAATGGGAACAACAGTGAGTCAGTCACCCCTAATATGAGCAAGAAGAGCGCATTTGATCTTAAGGCCAGTCTCTCTCGTCCACTCTCCTACAAACCGCACAAAG GAAAACTGAAGCCCTTTGGAGCTCCACAGGAGAACACAGCACTTAATAAATCTCAGACTATTCCTTCACACCAGAAAAACTATAAACAGCACCAGGTTCAAACCAG AGAGGAGCGACGTGCCAAACACACAGAAGACCGAAAAACGAAGAAAGAGATGATGTTGGGTTCCAGACGAGGTCTGGTCATGGCCTAA
- the nusap1 gene encoding nucleolar and spindle-associated protein 1 isoform X1: MDLDSLKYAELQRLAKEAGLKANMKAEKLLKALKQHFSQHQQQTSENGNVAATADAHDAVSAVDEQGAHTVTFVTERRGKGRTAKRKLSDSTPVTAQTKEKTEKEDSRRGSKRRKVSSAEDTQTPVPPETSTKENPVEKGLESGETNPDSKDAPAEPSVKGVGRRTAGKIPRLEGLMKRNAALRPTTPNFKKLHEAHFKKMESIDSYVQRKNKQMEVLRNSVKELKKVPAIRVSLFSPGVQEKKTLAEKRRLTQQSASKSALKDSATFRPTVLTTNKINVRFSQTTHDNEYKRSLIKTPARMSPLIPLTSTPGRKSAVHTKPELNRSVGAINTPGATPFVFNGNNSESVTPNMSKKSAFDLKASLSRPLSYKPHKGKLKPFGAPQENTALNKSQTIPSHQKNYKQHQVQTREERRAKHTEDRKTKKEMMLGSRRGLVMA; this comes from the exons ATGGATTTGGATTCGCTTAAATACGCGGAATTGCAGCGCCTCGCGAAAGAGGCTGGACTGAAAGCAAATATGAAG GCTGAAAAGCTTTTGAAAGCTTTAAAACAACACTTTTCGCAACATCAACAGCAGACGTCAGAGaac GGAAATGTTGCAGCCACCGCGGACGCGCACGATGCTGTCTCAGCCGTGGACGAGCAGGGCGCGCACACTGTAACATTTGTGACCGAGCGCCGAGGAAAAGGCCGCACCGCCAAGAGAAAGCTCAGTGACTCCACACCTGTCACTGCTCAG ACTAAAGAAAAGACGGAAAAAGAGGACAGCCGAAGGGGATCCAAGAGGAGGAAAGTGTCCTCAGCTGAGGACACACAGACTCCAGTTCCACCTGAAACTTCGACAAAGGAAAATCCTGTGGAAAAAGGTCTAGAATCTGGGGAAACCAATCCAGACTCTAAAGATGCTCCTGCAGAGCCAAGTGTTAAAG GTGTGGGGAGAAGAACTGCTGGTAAAATCCCCCGTCTTGAGGGTCTGATGAAGAGAAATGCTGCGCTGCGGCCGACAACTCCTA ACTTCAAGAAACTCCATGAGGCTCACTTCAAAAAGATGGAGTCCATCGATTCTTATGTCCAAAGGAAGAACAAACAAATGGAGGTGTTAAGGAATTCTGTCAAGGAGCTGAAG AAGGTGCCTGCTATCCGAGTGTCTCTCTTCAGTCCTGGAGTGCAGGAGAAAAAAACATTGGCAGAAAAACGCAGGCTCACTCAGCAATCTGCCAGCAAGTCTGCTTTGAAGGACAGCGCCACCTTCAGGCCAACTGTCCTCACCACTAATAAAATCAATGTTCG GTTCTCACAGACCACTCACGATAACGAATACAAGCGTTCATTGATAAAGACTCCAGCTCGTATGTCTCCTCTCATCCCTCTTACTTCCACTCCAGGGAGGAAATCTGCTGTTCATACCAAACCTGAACTTAATAGAAGTGTTGGTGCCATTAATACACCTG gagCTACTCCATTTGTTTTTAATGGGAACAACAGTGAGTCAGTCACCCCTAATATGAGCAAGAAGAGCGCATTTGATCTTAAGGCCAGTCTCTCTCGTCCACTCTCCTACAAACCGCACAAAG GAAAACTGAAGCCCTTTGGAGCTCCACAGGAGAACACAGCACTTAATAAATCTCAGACTATTCCTTCACACCAGAAAAACTATAAACAGCACCAGGTTCAAACCAG AGAGGAGCGACGTGCCAAACACACAGAAGACCGAAAAACGAAGAAAGAGATGATGTTGGGTTCCAGACGAGGTCTGGTCATGGCCTAA